Proteins encoded in a region of the Vitis riparia cultivar Riparia Gloire de Montpellier isolate 1030 chromosome 7, EGFV_Vit.rip_1.0, whole genome shotgun sequence genome:
- the LOC117917834 gene encoding VQ motif-containing protein 31-like encodes MGVMEEGAGGSKPSMTYVQADTSNFREVVQRLTGPSHTDNDQGGGAAAKGVVGVKRPAFKLHERRQYSRTKLEIVKPPSPDFHVDHHHQQQQQNFSPSPYPSPSSHVDFHVVRSPLGTPSSIFSRLSIVEEEEEDAGMVPVLNREEEEKAIRERRFYLHPSPRSKPGFTEPELLTLFPLTSPKTSDGS; translated from the coding sequence ATGGGGGTGATGGAGGAAGGAGCGGGGGGTTCCAAACCATCAATGACATATGTGCAGGCAGACACAAGCAATTTCCGGGAGGTTGTTCAACGCCTGACGGGCCCTTCACACACCGATAATGATCAAGGTGGGGGGGCAGCGGCCAAGGGAGTAGTGGGTGTGAAAAGGCCGGCGTTCAAGCTCCATGAGAGGAGGCAGTACTCGAGGACAAAGCTGGAGATAGTGAAACCTCCCTCACCTGATTTTCATgttgatcatcatcatcagcagcagcagcagaacTTCTCCCCTTCCCCTTACCCTTCCCCTTCCAGTCATGTTGATTTTCATGTTGTACGAAGCCCTCTAGGCACGCCGTCTTCGATTTTCTCGAGGCTGTCGATAgtggaagaggaagaggaagatgcAGGGATGGTGCCGGTTTTGAACagggaagaggaagagaaggCGATAAGAGAGAGGCGGTTTTATCTGCATCCTTCGCCCAGGTCTAAACCAGGATTCACTGAACCCGAGTTGCTTACCTTGTTTCCTCTGACCTCCCCCAAAACAAGCGATGGATCTTGA